One part of the Geoalkalibacter sp. genome encodes these proteins:
- a CDS encoding NUDIX hydrolase — MTEPRHTVVVGGLVRNEQGEILLIRHHRRGWEIPQGRVEEGEGLLDALHREVREETGLDIAAGPLAAVFSKTSAPSAVIFTFLAQAQGGVLRPSEETPELAWFAAEAVLARVTHPVNRDRLQTLLSFDGRTIFRAYAASPFQVLSEARL, encoded by the coding sequence ATGACGGAACCTCGGCATACGGTGGTGGTGGGAGGGCTGGTGCGCAACGAACAGGGGGAGATTCTGCTGATTCGCCATCATCGGCGCGGCTGGGAAATTCCCCAGGGACGGGTGGAGGAAGGGGAGGGTCTGCTCGATGCCCTGCATCGCGAGGTGCGCGAGGAAACGGGCCTCGACATCGCCGCCGGTCCCCTGGCCGCGGTCTTCTCCAAGACCAGCGCGCCCTCGGCGGTGATCTTCACCTTTCTCGCCCAGGCGCAGGGCGGCGTCTTGCGGCCCAGCGAGGAAACCCCCGAACTGGCCTGGTTTGCCGCCGAAGCGGTTCTGGCGCGGGTGACGCATCCGGTCAACCGCGACCGCCTGCAAACCCTGCTCTCCTTTGACGGCCGCACGATTTTTCGCGCCTACGCCGCCAGCCCGTTCCAGGTGCTGAGCGAAGCGCGTCTTTAA
- a CDS encoding 3'-5' exonuclease, which yields MKPALKYWIFLLAIVNLIFGVIMASVVGSWFNLSDFEREFVHDIAGKILPFPVLGAFILVGAIGALVSLLFKYYIIPILQLAEETQLITQANPEHRIEPRGARELVYLTEVINASAEAFARLKTEVEEKISAARADLEEERRRLAALMSELPAGVLVCNRDGQILLYNDQAHKLLQSPGTQDPDGEAVGGLVGLGRSVFGVLNRDPIVHALELLQGALDQGQELSSSAFMMTLETGRCLRVNMAPVLAGRPEGREISGFVLTLEDMTRQIASDTRRDMLIQALTDNVQPALGEIRRAITTILGDPQLNPEQLRENRVTIDRASRELQRQLAEARESYARHLHDLSKVEYVLAENLLDILRKNIGERFGIAVRGEAPRGLWLRLDSYSLVQAVSHLAGLLRSHGSRSAFGIRIEDRGAGRAIMTIGWPEACLDHGFIRDWVRSPLVTDAQGKLLSFSDVVRRHGGELVIEATAAQSCHEVRIDLPADQRAHSRISASTPRSRPIYYEFDLFQQRGTQELGRQPLRKLTYVVFDTETTGLRPAEGDEIIQIGAVRVVNGRILTGETIDQLIDPRRPVPPDSVKIHGIDPELLHGQPTIEQVLPLFHRFAEGAVLVAHNAAFDMRFLQLKEKRCGVRFDNPVLDTLLLSSVIHAHQEGHSLDQIARLLNLTIVGRHTALGDALVTAEVLLKLIPLLEARGIHTLEDAFEACIKSPYAKMSF from the coding sequence ATGAAACCTGCCCTCAAATACTGGATCTTTCTTCTGGCCATCGTCAACCTGATCTTCGGCGTGATCATGGCCAGCGTCGTCGGTTCCTGGTTCAACCTCTCGGACTTCGAGCGCGAGTTCGTGCACGACATCGCCGGAAAGATCTTGCCCTTTCCGGTGCTGGGGGCCTTTATCCTGGTGGGCGCGATCGGCGCGCTGGTGAGCCTGCTGTTCAAGTACTACATCATCCCCATCCTGCAACTGGCCGAGGAGACCCAGCTCATCACCCAGGCCAATCCCGAGCATCGCATCGAGCCGCGCGGGGCTCGTGAGCTGGTTTATCTGACCGAGGTGATCAACGCTTCGGCCGAGGCCTTCGCCCGGCTCAAGACCGAGGTCGAGGAGAAGATCAGCGCCGCGCGCGCCGATCTGGAGGAGGAGCGCCGGCGCCTGGCGGCCCTGATGTCGGAACTGCCGGCCGGGGTGCTGGTGTGCAACCGCGATGGACAAATCCTGCTCTACAACGATCAGGCGCACAAGCTGCTGCAGAGCCCGGGGACGCAGGACCCGGACGGCGAGGCGGTGGGCGGCCTGGTGGGGCTGGGGCGCTCGGTCTTCGGGGTGCTCAACCGCGATCCCATCGTCCATGCCCTGGAACTGCTGCAGGGCGCCCTGGATCAGGGACAGGAGCTGTCGAGCTCAGCCTTCATGATGACGCTGGAAACGGGACGCTGCCTGCGGGTCAACATGGCGCCGGTGCTCGCCGGCCGCCCGGAGGGGCGCGAGATTTCGGGCTTTGTCCTGACCCTGGAGGACATGACCCGCCAGATTGCCTCCGACACGCGCCGCGACATGCTGATCCAGGCCCTCACCGACAATGTTCAGCCGGCCCTCGGCGAGATCCGCCGCGCCATCACCACCATCCTCGGCGACCCGCAGCTCAATCCCGAGCAGCTCAGGGAAAACCGCGTCACCATCGACCGCGCCTCGCGTGAACTGCAACGGCAGCTGGCCGAGGCGCGGGAAAGCTACGCCCGCCACCTGCACGACCTGAGCAAGGTGGAATATGTGCTGGCGGAGAATCTGCTCGACATTTTGCGCAAAAACATCGGCGAGCGCTTCGGGATCGCCGTGCGGGGCGAAGCGCCGCGCGGGCTCTGGCTGCGGCTCGACAGTTATTCCCTGGTCCAGGCGGTGTCCCACCTGGCGGGACTGCTGCGCAGCCACGGCAGCCGGAGCGCGTTTGGCATCCGCATCGAGGATCGCGGCGCCGGACGGGCGATCATGACCATCGGCTGGCCCGAGGCCTGCCTCGACCACGGCTTCATCCGCGACTGGGTCCGCTCGCCCCTGGTCACCGACGCCCAGGGCAAGCTGCTGAGTTTCAGCGACGTGGTGCGGCGGCACGGCGGCGAACTGGTGATCGAGGCGACGGCCGCGCAGTCCTGCCACGAGGTGCGCATCGACCTGCCCGCGGACCAGCGGGCCCACAGCCGGATTTCGGCGTCCACGCCCCGCTCCCGCCCGATCTATTATGAATTCGACCTGTTCCAGCAGCGCGGCACCCAGGAACTGGGCCGCCAACCCCTGCGCAAGCTGACCTACGTGGTGTTCGACACGGAAACCACCGGCCTGCGGCCCGCCGAGGGCGACGAAATCATCCAGATCGGCGCGGTGCGGGTGGTCAACGGGCGCATCCTCACCGGCGAAACCATCGACCAGCTCATCGACCCGCGCCGCCCGGTGCCGCCCGATTCGGTGAAAATTCACGGCATCGATCCCGAGTTGCTGCACGGCCAGCCGACCATCGAGCAGGTGCTGCCGCTGTTTCACCGCTTCGCCGAGGGCGCGGTGCTGGTCGCGCACAACGCGGCCTTCGACATGCGCTTCTTGCAACTCAAGGAAAAGCGCTGCGGGGTGCGCTTCGACAATCCGGTGCTCGACACCCTGCTGCTCAGTTCGGTGATTCACGCCCACCAGGAAGGGCATTCCCTCGACCAGATCGCGCGGCTGCTCAATCTCACCATCGTCGGACGCCACACCGCCCTGGGCGATGCCCTGGTCACCGCCGAAGTGTTGCTCAAGCTCATTCCCCTGCTCGAAGCGCGCGGCATCCACACCCTGGAGGACGCCTTTGAGGCCTGCATCAAATCGCCCTACGCCAAGATGAGTTTTTGA
- a CDS encoding sensor histidine kinase — MTWHDLSPSLRSALSIAMIYLALSVLWIYFSDRLLMGFLDDPARLTLWQTTKGWLFVLLSALGIFELVRRALHSADHAQARLRDSERRYRELFECNPHPLWVYDLDSLAFLAVNDAAVTHYGYSRDEFLAMTIKDIRPDVDIPDLLRNVHQVQKGLDLAGIWRHRKKDGQVIDVEINSHTLEFNGRRAELVLAHDVTQRRRAEEEIRNLNENLERRVRERTAQLEAANRELEAFSYLVSHDLKAPLRGIDGYGKLLEKHYQHLLDEDGLRILANIRRATAMMQDLIEDLLTYSNMDRHAMRQVQLDLSSWIQEVTLEHARELETRGGQLRHQIPNLVVHADPVGLGVAVRNLLDNALKFSREVPRPMVEIGARAEKDKVILWVRDQGIGFDMRFHDRIFEIFQRLRPDADDQGTGIGLALVRKVMHRMGGRVWAESSPGQGATFYLELPQ, encoded by the coding sequence ATGACATGGCATGACCTCTCGCCCTCTTTGCGCTCCGCCCTCAGCATCGCCATGATTTATCTGGCGTTGTCGGTTTTGTGGATCTATTTCAGCGATCGCCTCTTGATGGGTTTTCTGGACGATCCGGCGCGCCTCACGCTCTGGCAGACCACAAAAGGCTGGCTGTTTGTCCTCCTCAGTGCATTGGGGATCTTTGAACTGGTGCGGCGCGCGCTGCACAGTGCCGACCATGCCCAGGCCCGCCTGCGGGACAGCGAACGCCGCTATCGCGAACTCTTTGAGTGCAATCCTCATCCCTTGTGGGTTTATGATTTGGACTCCCTCGCGTTTCTGGCCGTGAACGATGCCGCGGTGACGCACTACGGCTACAGTCGCGACGAATTTCTGGCCATGACAATCAAGGACATTCGGCCCGATGTCGACATTCCCGATTTATTGCGCAATGTCCATCAGGTGCAAAAGGGCCTGGACCTGGCCGGCATCTGGCGGCACCGCAAAAAAGACGGCCAGGTGATTGACGTTGAAATCAACTCCCATACACTGGAGTTCAATGGCCGGCGCGCCGAACTGGTTTTGGCCCACGATGTGACACAGCGGCGACGTGCCGAAGAAGAAATTCGCAACCTCAATGAAAACCTTGAGCGGCGCGTGCGCGAACGCACCGCTCAACTGGAGGCGGCCAACCGCGAACTGGAGGCTTTTTCCTATTTGGTCTCCCACGACCTCAAGGCCCCCCTGCGCGGCATCGATGGGTACGGCAAATTGCTGGAAAAACACTATCAGCACCTCCTCGACGAGGACGGCCTGCGGATCCTCGCCAATATTCGGCGCGCGACGGCCATGATGCAGGACCTCATCGAGGATCTGCTGACCTATTCGAATATGGATCGCCATGCCATGCGGCAGGTCCAGCTCGATCTATCGTCCTGGATTCAAGAGGTTACACTGGAACATGCCCGCGAGTTGGAGACGCGCGGCGGCCAGTTGCGCCATCAAATTCCAAACCTGGTCGTGCATGCCGACCCCGTGGGCCTGGGGGTCGCCGTGCGCAATCTACTCGACAACGCGCTCAAATTCAGCCGCGAGGTTCCTCGACCGATGGTGGAAATCGGGGCGCGCGCCGAGAAGGACAAAGTGATTCTTTGGGTCAGGGATCAGGGGATCGGGTTCGACATGCGTTTTCACGACCGCATCTTTGAGATTTTCCAGCGCTTGCGCCCTGACGCGGACGACCAAGGCACGGGCATCGGCCTGGCGCTTGTGAGAAAAGTCATGCACCGCATGGGTGGTCGCGTGTGGGCGGAGAGCTCTCCCGGCCAGGGAGCAACCTTTTATCTGGAGTTGCCGCAATGA
- a CDS encoding DUF6448 family protein, with product MKTTARKMTVVLVCVLALVVPQMAFAHCDALDGPVINEARQALDKGEITPVLKWVSAESEDEVRAAFAHTLKVRALGDEARELADLYFFETLVRVHRAGEGAPYTGIKPAGTIDAPIMKADQALENGSVDALADAISAHVGKAMRERFTHALELREKADESVDAGREYVEAYVQYVHFVEGIVGVVHGDHAH from the coding sequence GTGAAAACAACAGCAAGAAAAATGACGGTGGTTTTGGTGTGCGTTCTGGCGCTGGTCGTTCCCCAAATGGCTTTTGCCCATTGCGACGCCCTGGATGGGCCGGTGATCAACGAGGCGCGCCAGGCCCTCGACAAGGGCGAGATCACGCCGGTGCTCAAATGGGTGTCGGCCGAGAGTGAAGACGAAGTGCGCGCGGCCTTTGCCCACACCCTCAAGGTGCGCGCCCTCGGCGATGAGGCCAGGGAGCTGGCCGATCTGTATTTCTTCGAAACCCTGGTGCGCGTGCATCGCGCCGGTGAAGGCGCCCCCTACACCGGGATCAAGCCCGCCGGCACCATCGACGCGCCGATCATGAAAGCCGATCAAGCCCTGGAAAACGGCTCGGTCGACGCCCTGGCCGATGCCATCTCCGCCCATGTCGGCAAGGCCATGCGCGAGCGCTTCACCCACGCCCTTGAGTTGCGCGAAAAAGCCGATGAAAGCGTCGACGCCGGGCGCGAATACGTCGAGGCCTATGTGCAGTATGTGCACTTCGTCGAAGGCATCGTCGGCGTGGTGCATGGCGACCACGCGCACTAA
- the epmA gene encoding EF-P lysine aminoacylase EpmA, producing MAEPNWRLAGRRAKLVARARIMQMIRVFFIARDYLEVETPHRVPGNAPEAYIEPVASGDWFLHTSPELPMKRLLAAGYPRLFQICRCWRHAERGSRHLPEFTMLEWYRAHADYRDLMTECEALLGALVPDGKISRDGQTIDLSAPWERLSVAEAFARYTETTPEQALAAQRFDEIIALEIEPRLGRNKPTFLLDYPAPLAALARKKPDNPKVAERFELYIAGLELANAFSELTDPVEQRARFSHEEAARRDAGHPPYPMPEKFLAELPQMPPAAGIALGIDRLVMLLTGAQIIDEVVAFTSEDL from the coding sequence ATGGCGGAGCCCAACTGGCGTCTCGCCGGCAGGCGCGCCAAACTGGTCGCGAGAGCCCGGATCATGCAGATGATCCGGGTTTTTTTCATCGCGCGCGACTACCTCGAGGTGGAAACCCCGCACCGCGTGCCGGGCAACGCCCCGGAGGCCTACATCGAGCCCGTCGCAAGCGGCGACTGGTTTCTGCACACCTCGCCCGAACTGCCCATGAAGCGCCTGCTCGCCGCGGGCTACCCGCGCCTGTTTCAGATCTGCCGCTGCTGGCGCCACGCCGAGCGCGGCAGTCGCCACCTGCCCGAATTCACGATGCTCGAGTGGTACCGCGCGCACGCCGACTACCGCGACCTGATGACCGAATGCGAGGCCCTGCTTGGCGCCCTGGTGCCGGACGGCAAGATCTCGCGCGACGGCCAAACCATCGACCTAAGCGCGCCTTGGGAGCGGCTGAGCGTCGCCGAGGCCTTTGCCCGCTACACCGAGACCACGCCCGAACAGGCACTCGCCGCCCAGCGCTTCGACGAGATCATCGCCCTGGAGATCGAGCCGCGCCTGGGCCGGAACAAGCCGACCTTTCTCCTCGACTACCCCGCCCCCCTGGCCGCCCTGGCACGAAAAAAGCCCGACAACCCCAAGGTCGCCGAGCGCTTCGAGCTCTATATCGCCGGGCTGGAGCTGGCCAACGCCTTTTCCGAACTCACCGACCCCGTCGAGCAGCGCGCCCGCTTCTCCCACGAAGAAGCCGCGCGACGCGACGCGGGCCACCCCCCCTACCCCATGCCCGAAAAATTTCTCGCCGAACTCCCCCAGATGCCGCCCGCCGCGGGCATCGCCCTCGGCATTGACCGCTTGGTGATGCTGCTCACCGGCGCCCAAATAATCGACGAGGTGGTGGCCTTCACGTCGGAGGATTTGTAG
- a CDS encoding cytochrome-c peroxidase, which yields MKRLIGTASVLAAFTLLVALPAAAQLSPLETLGKELYFDKALSSPSNMSCAFCHGETVGFTGDNPAINKGGAVYPGAVRQRFGNRKPPTAAYAGDSPVFQYDADEELFVGGMFWDGRATGWVTGDPLADQAMGPYLNPVEQNLPSEEAACMIVAASKYAPLYAQVFGMPIDCTVYDADGHLAAYKNFARAVAAFERSVEVSPYNSKFDYVMAGEAQFTAQEAWGWELFNDKAMCALCHPAPLFTDFTYDNLGVPKNPANPFYRMDTVYVNGMPINPEGAAWIDPGLAGFLETLPDSWFTDQGLDKETVVAESYGKHKVPTLRNVGKRPGNNFTKAYMHNGAFKSLAEVVSFYNNRDAMIAAGMVVPEVAQNMNMDELGNLGLSAEEEAALVAFMRTLSDGYQPTSKKPKKEK from the coding sequence ATGAAACGTCTCATCGGCACGGCGTCGGTCCTGGCCGCGTTCACCCTCTTGGTCGCGCTGCCCGCCGCCGCTCAGCTCTCGCCCCTGGAAACCCTCGGCAAGGAACTCTATTTCGACAAAGCCCTCTCCAGCCCCTCCAATATGTCCTGCGCCTTCTGCCACGGCGAGACTGTCGGCTTCACCGGCGACAATCCCGCCATCAACAAGGGGGGCGCGGTGTATCCCGGCGCGGTGCGCCAGCGCTTCGGCAACCGCAAGCCGCCGACCGCCGCCTATGCCGGCGACAGTCCGGTGTTTCAGTATGACGCGGATGAGGAACTCTTTGTCGGCGGCATGTTCTGGGACGGCCGCGCCACGGGTTGGGTCACCGGCGATCCCCTGGCCGACCAGGCCATGGGGCCCTATCTCAATCCCGTCGAGCAGAACCTGCCCAGCGAAGAGGCCGCTTGCATGATCGTGGCCGCCTCCAAGTACGCTCCTCTTTATGCGCAGGTTTTCGGCATGCCCATCGATTGCACCGTCTATGACGCGGACGGGCATCTGGCGGCCTACAAGAATTTCGCCCGCGCCGTGGCCGCTTTCGAGCGCTCCGTCGAAGTCAGTCCGTACAATTCCAAATTCGACTACGTGATGGCCGGCGAGGCCCAATTCACCGCCCAGGAAGCCTGGGGCTGGGAGCTCTTCAACGACAAGGCCATGTGCGCCCTGTGTCATCCGGCGCCGCTGTTCACCGATTTCACCTACGACAACCTGGGCGTGCCGAAAAATCCGGCAAATCCCTTCTACCGCATGGACACCGTTTATGTGAACGGCATGCCCATCAACCCCGAGGGCGCGGCCTGGATCGATCCGGGGCTGGCCGGTTTCCTCGAAACCCTGCCGGACAGCTGGTTCACCGACCAGGGGTTGGACAAGGAGACAGTGGTCGCGGAAAGTTACGGCAAGCACAAGGTACCGACCCTGCGCAACGTCGGCAAGCGCCCCGGCAATAATTTCACCAAGGCCTATATGCACAACGGCGCCTTCAAGAGCCTTGCCGAGGTGGTGAGCTTCTACAACAACCGCGACGCCATGATCGCCGCGGGCATGGTCGTGCCGGAAGTCGCGCAGAACATGAACATGGACGAATTGGGCAACCTGGGCCTGAGCGCCGAGGAGGAAGCGGCCCTGGTGGCCTTCATGCGGACCCTTTCCGACGGTTACCAGCCCACATCCAAGAAGCCCAAGAAAGAAAAGTAA
- a CDS encoding L-lactate MFS transporter, with amino-acid sequence MNANQTTNRGWTVALAGTGINLALGILYAWSIFKGAIAESIAQGGAGGFNWNPAAINDPYAVCCLVFAFAMIAAGKCQDKFGPRLTAIIGGLLVAAGFVAVSQSTEYWVWVLGFGVLAGTGIGFGYSAATPPALKWFPPAKTGLIAGIVVSGFGLASVYIAPLSQYLLSHYGIQKSMLIYGVAFAVVVSGLALLISNPPKGYVPAGAPAPNGAKAAPAKPSVDVAPSQLFKSGKFYTLWIAYFIGAGAGLMVIGSMASMAKASLGELAFLAVAILAIGNAAGRIVAGIVSDKIGRANTLIIMMVLQACLMFAAIPVVGNKGTSAVVIVLLATFIGFNYGTNLSLFPSFTKDLWGLKNFGMNYGILFTSWGVGGFILVRLAEMLKAQTGSFAMPFAVAGVLLLVGAMLSLSLRPKKAEAAVKVPAAAAIEEEDLVLQKAD; translated from the coding sequence ATGAACGCGAACCAAACGACAAATCGAGGCTGGACCGTGGCGCTCGCCGGTACGGGGATCAACCTGGCACTGGGCATTCTCTACGCATGGAGTATCTTCAAGGGCGCCATCGCCGAATCCATCGCCCAGGGCGGCGCCGGCGGCTTCAACTGGAACCCGGCGGCCATCAACGACCCCTATGCCGTGTGCTGCCTGGTGTTCGCCTTTGCCATGATCGCCGCCGGCAAGTGCCAGGACAAATTCGGTCCGCGCCTCACCGCCATCATCGGCGGCCTGCTGGTCGCCGCCGGTTTCGTCGCCGTCTCCCAGTCGACCGAATACTGGGTGTGGGTGCTGGGTTTCGGCGTGCTGGCCGGCACGGGCATCGGCTTTGGCTACTCGGCGGCGACCCCGCCCGCCCTCAAATGGTTTCCTCCGGCCAAGACCGGCCTGATCGCGGGCATCGTGGTGTCGGGCTTTGGTCTGGCCTCCGTCTACATCGCTCCCCTCTCACAGTATCTGCTGAGTCACTACGGCATTCAGAAGTCCATGTTGATCTACGGCGTGGCCTTCGCGGTGGTGGTCAGCGGTCTGGCGCTGCTCATCAGCAATCCGCCCAAGGGCTATGTGCCGGCCGGCGCGCCCGCGCCGAACGGCGCCAAGGCTGCCCCCGCCAAGCCCAGTGTGGACGTGGCTCCCTCGCAACTGTTCAAGAGCGGTAAGTTCTACACCCTGTGGATCGCCTACTTCATCGGCGCCGGCGCCGGTCTCATGGTCATCGGCAGCATGGCGAGCATGGCCAAGGCGAGCCTGGGCGAACTGGCCTTCCTCGCCGTCGCGATCCTCGCCATCGGCAACGCCGCCGGGCGCATCGTCGCCGGCATCGTCTCCGACAAGATCGGTCGCGCCAACACGCTGATCATCATGATGGTCCTGCAGGCCTGCCTGATGTTCGCCGCCATCCCCGTGGTCGGCAACAAAGGCACCAGCGCGGTGGTGATCGTGCTGCTGGCGACCTTCATCGGCTTCAACTACGGCACCAACCTGAGCCTCTTCCCCTCCTTCACCAAGGACCTCTGGGGCCTGAAGAACTTCGGCATGAACTACGGCATCCTCTTCACCTCCTGGGGGGTCGGCGGCTTCATCCTGGTGCGCCTCGCCGAAATGCTCAAAGCCCAGACCGGCAGCTTCGCCATGCCCTTCGCGGTGGCCGGCGTGCTGCTCCTGGTCGGCGCCATGCTCTCTCTCTCCCTGCGGCCGAAGAAAGCCGAAGCAGCCGTCAAGGTTCCGGCCGCCGCTGCCATCGAGGAAGAAGACCTGGTGCTGCAGAAAGCCGACTAA
- a CDS encoding elongation factor P yields MILTNDLRRGLVIQLDQAPCLVLDVSFQSPSARGGNTLVKTKYRNLLTGQVLEKAFKAGDKVDEADFERRKGQYLYPADEGGVFMDSENYEQYELGAELFEPVRGYLLEGAEVTLGVFQGQVVSVDPPMVVELVVTETAPAIKNATATAQTKEALLETGLRLQVPGYLEAGEKVKVDTREGRFVSRA; encoded by the coding sequence ATGATCCTCACCAACGATCTCAGACGCGGGCTGGTGATTCAGCTCGATCAGGCGCCCTGCCTGGTGCTCGATGTCAGCTTTCAATCGCCCTCGGCGCGCGGCGGCAACACCCTGGTCAAGACCAAGTACCGCAACCTGCTCACCGGCCAGGTGCTGGAAAAAGCCTTCAAGGCGGGCGACAAGGTCGACGAGGCCGATTTCGAGCGGCGCAAGGGCCAGTACCTTTATCCCGCCGATGAGGGCGGGGTGTTCATGGATAGCGAAAATTACGAGCAGTATGAACTGGGCGCCGAGTTGTTCGAGCCGGTGCGGGGCTATCTGCTGGAGGGCGCCGAGGTGACCCTGGGCGTGTTCCAGGGGCAGGTGGTGAGTGTGGATCCGCCCATGGTGGTGGAACTGGTGGTCACGGAGACCGCGCCCGCCATCAAGAACGCCACGGCCACCGCCCAAACCAAGGAAGCGTTGCTGGAAACCGGCTTGCGCCTGCAGGTGCCGGGCTATCTGGAGGCGGGGGAGAAGGTCAAGGTCGATACTCGTGAAGGGCGTTTCGTGTCGCGCGCCTGA
- the efp gene encoding elongation factor P has translation MYTCSDLKKGLKLMIDGEPHVIVGFDFTKPGKGQALYKCKLRNMITGSLFDRTYRSGETFDPAALEDRDMQYLYQDESGYVFMDQKTYEQVHLSEETLGDDKYFLIDNMDVKVLMFGERAIGITLPNFVNLKVVQADPWVKGDTAAGNNKPATVETGYTLQVPSFVEEGDLIQIDTRTGAYNTRVKE, from the coding sequence ATGTACACCTGTTCCGACCTCAAGAAGGGTCTCAAGCTCATGATCGACGGCGAGCCCCATGTCATCGTCGGTTTCGACTTCACCAAGCCCGGCAAGGGCCAGGCCCTCTACAAATGCAAGCTGCGCAACATGATCACCGGTTCCCTTTTCGACCGCACCTACCGCTCGGGGGAGACCTTTGACCCCGCCGCCCTGGAAGATCGCGACATGCAATACCTCTATCAGGACGAATCGGGCTATGTGTTCATGGACCAGAAAACCTACGAGCAGGTGCATCTCTCCGAGGAAACCCTGGGCGACGACAAGTACTTTCTCATCGACAACATGGACGTGAAGGTGCTCATGTTCGGCGAGCGCGCCATCGGCATCACCCTGCCCAACTTCGTCAACCTCAAGGTCGTCCAGGCCGACCCCTGGGTCAAGGGCGACACCGCCGCCGGCAACAACAAACCGGCCACCGTCGAAACCGGCTACACCCTGCAGGTGCCCAGTTTCGTCGAGGAAGGCGATCTGATCCAGATCGACACCCGCACCGGCGCCTACAACACCCGGGTCAAGGAATAA
- a CDS encoding GMP reductase yields MRIEADLKLGFKDVLIRPKRSTLKSRAQVVLERTFTFMHSRRQWTGVPVIAANMDTVGTFEAAAVLARHGMLTAIHKHYSLRAWQSFLEKQGEEIFERVMVSTGTADEDYERMGEILRLAPGLQFICIDVANGYAESFVEFVRKVRDAWPDKTIVAGNVVTGEMVEELLLSGADIVKVGIGPGSVCTTRVKTGVGYPQLSAVIECADAAHGLGGRIISDGGCACAGDVAKAFGGGADFVMLGGMFAGHDESGGELVERGGQTYKLFYGMSSSTAMEKYAGGVAEYRSSEGKTVEVPYRGSLNETVKDILGGLRSACTYVGAGALKELTKRTTFIRVAEQESKIYG; encoded by the coding sequence ATGCGTATCGAAGCCGATCTCAAACTGGGGTTCAAGGATGTGCTCATCCGCCCCAAGCGCTCGACCCTCAAAAGCCGCGCCCAGGTCGTCCTGGAGCGCACCTTCACCTTCATGCACAGCCGGCGGCAGTGGACGGGCGTGCCCGTCATCGCCGCCAACATGGACACCGTCGGCACCTTTGAAGCGGCGGCGGTGCTGGCCCGCCACGGCATGCTCACCGCCATCCACAAGCATTACAGCCTCAGGGCCTGGCAGTCCTTTCTCGAAAAGCAGGGCGAGGAGATTTTCGAGCGCGTCATGGTCAGCACCGGCACCGCCGACGAAGACTACGAGCGCATGGGCGAAATCCTCAGGCTGGCGCCGGGTTTGCAGTTCATCTGCATCGACGTGGCCAACGGCTATGCCGAATCCTTTGTCGAGTTCGTGCGGAAGGTGCGCGATGCCTGGCCCGACAAGACGATTGTCGCCGGCAACGTGGTCACCGGCGAGATGGTCGAAGAGCTGCTGCTCTCGGGAGCCGACATCGTCAAGGTCGGCATCGGCCCCGGCTCGGTGTGCACCACGCGCGTCAAGACCGGCGTGGGCTATCCGCAGCTCTCGGCGGTGATCGAGTGCGCCGATGCCGCCCACGGCCTGGGCGGGCGCATCATCTCCGACGGAGGCTGCGCCTGTGCCGGCGATGTGGCCAAGGCTTTTGGCGGCGGGGCGGATTTCGTCATGCTCGGCGGGATGTTCGCCGGCCACGACGAAAGCGGCGGCGAGCTGGTGGAGCGCGGCGGGCAGACCTACAAACTGTTCTACGGCATGAGCTCGTCCACCGCCATGGAGAAATACGCCGGCGGCGTGGCCGAATACCGCTCCTCGGAAGGCAAGACCGTCGAGGTGCCCTACCGCGGCTCCCTGAACGAAACGGTCAAGGATATCCTCGGCGGCCTGCGCTCGGCCTGCACCTACGTCGGCGCCGGCGCCCTCAAGGAACTGACCAAACGCACCACCTTCATCCGCGTGGCCGAGCAGGAAAGCAAGATCTACGGGTGA